A genomic segment from uncultured Desulfuromonas sp. encodes:
- a CDS encoding type II secretion system F family protein, which produces MATFLCKTGTMDGRILEKEFESVSAEQLKSDLEEQGLHVFSIQKKRLPLFSIQPSQRVTGRCFLAFNQEFLTLVRSGLSIVLVLDTLLEKMEQGSFYDAVSSIRDEIKAGGTLSDAFEKFPVFFPPLYVSAIRAGERTGDIPETLSRFMAYRKRIEAIKVKVRNASFYPIILTSAAVLVVVFLLLYVVPTFTQIYADAQVELPLMTRMLISFSKLLTGFWYVWLALIVGIFLAFKELLMSSRGRFVFDRFILSCPFISGLTTDYALSSYCRTLATTVDSGIPLVQSMGMCRGTVNNLYLQEKVSRAIRSVEEGGMLSSALEKTGFFPLLALRMINVGESSGSLTEMLGEVAEFYESEVEQRLSRLTTMIEPILMVVMGGLIAFIIVAMYVPIFQLAGTVG; this is translated from the coding sequence ATGGCAACTTTTTTATGTAAGACCGGCACGATGGATGGCCGTATTCTTGAAAAAGAATTTGAGTCAGTTTCGGCAGAACAATTAAAAAGCGATCTCGAAGAGCAAGGGCTTCATGTTTTTTCTATTCAAAAAAAACGTTTGCCTCTTTTCTCTATCCAGCCATCACAGAGGGTGACCGGGCGCTGTTTTCTTGCGTTTAACCAAGAATTTCTGACGTTGGTGCGATCCGGCTTATCCATTGTCCTTGTTCTGGATACTCTTCTCGAAAAAATGGAGCAAGGGAGCTTTTATGATGCCGTTTCAAGTATTCGGGACGAGATAAAGGCCGGAGGAACGCTTTCGGATGCCTTTGAGAAGTTTCCGGTATTTTTTCCTCCCTTGTATGTTTCCGCGATTCGTGCGGGCGAGAGAACCGGAGATATTCCTGAAACACTCTCACGGTTTATGGCTTACCGGAAACGAATTGAAGCGATAAAGGTCAAGGTTCGAAATGCCTCTTTTTATCCCATTATTCTGACGAGCGCAGCGGTTCTGGTGGTTGTTTTTCTGTTGCTGTATGTTGTGCCGACTTTTACACAGATTTATGCTGATGCCCAGGTTGAGCTGCCATTAATGACGCGAATGCTGATCTCGTTTTCCAAGCTTTTGACAGGTTTTTGGTATGTCTGGCTTGCTTTGATTGTTGGAATCTTTTTGGCTTTTAAAGAGTTGTTGATGTCTTCCCGAGGCCGTTTTGTCTTTGACCGGTTTATTCTTTCCTGTCCCTTTATCAGCGGCCTTACCACGGATTATGCCTTGTCGAGCTATTGCCGGACTTTGGCAACAACCGTTGATAGCGGAATCCCTTTGGTGCAATCCATGGGCATGTGTCGGGGCACGGTTAATAATCTTTATCTGCAGGAAAAAGTCTCACGTGCGATTCGCTCCGTTGAAGAGGGTGGTATGCTGAGCTCGGCCTTGGAGAAAACCGGTTTCTTCCCGCTATTGGCTTTAAGGATGATCAATGTCGGGGAATCTTCAGGTTCTTTGACTGAGATGCTTGGTGAGGTTGCTGAATTTTACGAAAGTGAGGTTGAACAACGGTTGTCGAGGTTAACGACGATGATTGAACCAATTTTGATGGTGGTTATGGGCGGCTTGATAGCTTTTATTATTGTCGCCATGTATGTGCCTATTTTTCAACTTGCCGGAACTGTCGGATAG
- a CDS encoding GspE/PulE family protein, whose product MGVLAPSERMLLLDKIQYERQLFGEAGLAEGLFSGEDLAQALAIQFQYEYIDLSDRILNEELVSLFPSELPLKHHFVPIERTGDQLTIVVSDPTDVVFFDRLETQLALDLDIKVAAKEQIKKLIENGAGSQKVLRKASEEFKLQLVKETEKGEEVLSIDTLTTDSSPIIRLIDSTLFDALKKRASDIHFETSLDGVFIKYRIDGVLSQATEMIDPRFQGPLISRIKVMSELDISERRVPQDGRFKVRIENKVIDFRVSIMPTAFGEDAVIRILDKESIASGIKGLTLESLGFSLRESTRLRKKIREPYGMVLVTGPTGSGKTTTLYAALSEINSSEEKIVTIEDPVEYQVKGVVQIPVNEKKGLTFARGLRSVLRHDPDKIMVGEIRDPETAQIAVQSALTGHLVFTTVHANNVFDVLGRFLHMGIDAYNFVSCLNCVLAQRLVRKLCPVCKKEVKYDAEWLGSYGLSAEQYRSTIFYTANGCTACNGLGYHGRSAIVELLEMDDDLREMIISKAPMAELKKIARDNGTVFLREAALEKVLEGETTFREIDRITFKGR is encoded by the coding sequence ATGGGTGTTTTGGCGCCTTCAGAAAGAATGTTGTTATTGGATAAAATTCAATATGAAAGACAACTGTTTGGTGAAGCTGGACTTGCTGAAGGATTGTTCAGTGGAGAAGATCTGGCTCAGGCGCTGGCGATTCAGTTCCAGTACGAATATATCGATTTGTCGGATCGGATTCTCAATGAGGAATTAGTGTCACTTTTCCCTTCTGAACTGCCGTTAAAACATCATTTTGTCCCTATTGAACGAACGGGTGATCAGCTCACGATTGTTGTCAGTGATCCAACGGATGTGGTCTTTTTTGACCGCTTGGAAACCCAACTTGCCTTAGATCTTGATATTAAGGTTGCAGCAAAGGAGCAGATCAAAAAACTCATTGAAAATGGTGCGGGCTCGCAAAAGGTCCTAAGGAAAGCCTCGGAGGAATTTAAACTTCAGCTTGTGAAAGAAACTGAAAAAGGAGAAGAGGTTCTTTCAATCGATACACTGACGACAGACAGTAGTCCCATCATCCGTTTAATTGATTCAACCCTGTTTGACGCACTCAAAAAACGGGCCAGTGATATCCATTTTGAAACAAGCCTTGATGGCGTTTTTATCAAATATCGAATCGACGGTGTTCTTTCTCAGGCAACTGAAATGATTGATCCCCGATTTCAGGGGCCTCTTATCTCAAGAATAAAGGTCATGAGTGAACTTGATATCTCTGAGCGTAGAGTTCCTCAGGATGGTCGCTTCAAAGTGCGGATTGAAAATAAGGTGATTGATTTTCGCGTTTCAATTATGCCGACAGCTTTTGGGGAGGACGCTGTTATCCGTATTCTGGATAAAGAGTCTATTGCCTCCGGAATAAAAGGGCTGACGCTGGAATCCCTTGGCTTTTCCTTGCGTGAGAGCACACGGTTACGCAAGAAAATTCGTGAACCTTATGGGATGGTTCTTGTGACCGGTCCGACGGGCAGCGGTAAAACAACAACACTTTATGCCGCACTTTCTGAAATCAATTCGTCAGAAGAAAAAATCGTAACCATAGAAGATCCCGTTGAATATCAGGTGAAAGGGGTTGTGCAGATTCCGGTCAACGAGAAAAAAGGCCTCACCTTTGCCCGTGGACTCCGTTCCGTTCTGCGCCATGACCCGGATAAAATTATGGTTGGTGAGATCCGGGATCCTGAAACTGCCCAAATTGCCGTCCAGTCAGCATTGACGGGGCATCTGGTGTTTACAACAGTGCACGCCAACAATGTTTTTGATGTTCTCGGGCGATTTTTGCACATGGGGATAGATGCCTATAATTTCGTTTCATGTCTGAATTGCGTTCTGGCTCAAAGGCTCGTGAGAAAGTTGTGCCCAGTGTGCAAGAAAGAGGTGAAATATGATGCAGAGTGGTTAGGAAGCTATGGTCTAAGTGCAGAACAGTATCGTAGCACGATTTTTTATACCGCTAACGGTTGCACTGCCTGCAATGGTCTTGGATATCATGGACGCAGTGCAATCGTAGAACTTCTGGAAATGGATGATGATCTCAGGGAGATGATTATCTCCAAGGCACCAATGGCCGAACTTAAAAAAATAGCACGAGACAATGGGACGGTTTTTTTGCGTGAAGCAGCTCTGGAAAAAGTCCTTGAAGGAGAAACCACTTTTCGTGAAATCGATCGCATTACCTTTAAAGGACGTTGA
- a CDS encoding PilN domain-containing protein, with amino-acid sequence MMKLTINFASRRYVNERAVFWAGAVVSFLLLVFVFYQVATCLQLSRTVQNKSLEVEAFAQEVAAGDKVQISKEDIVAQKEALAVARILLRKDAFRWTALFDRLERLLPPKVSIRSLSPDFQTNSLKLTGAASELKDLQTFLDLLHHEPFSQVFLKKQEFSDAEGVDGNRQRVLFFSIDVEGVF; translated from the coding sequence ATGATGAAATTAACGATTAACTTTGCCAGTCGACGCTATGTTAATGAGCGTGCAGTATTTTGGGCGGGAGCTGTCGTAAGTTTCTTGTTACTGGTCTTTGTTTTCTATCAGGTTGCGACCTGTTTACAGCTAAGCCGAACCGTACAAAATAAATCTTTGGAGGTTGAGGCGTTTGCACAAGAGGTTGCTGCCGGAGATAAGGTTCAAATCTCTAAAGAGGACATTGTCGCTCAAAAAGAAGCGCTTGCGGTTGCCCGTATATTGTTACGAAAAGATGCCTTTCGCTGGACGGCTCTTTTTGACCGGCTGGAACGATTGCTCCCCCCCAAAGTTAGTATTCGGAGCCTCAGCCCAGATTTTCAAACAAATAGCTTGAAATTGACTGGTGCGGCCTCCGAGCTGAAAGATTTACAGACGTTTCTTGACCTCCTCCATCATGAACCATTCAGTCAGGTTTTTTTAAAAAAACAAGAATTTAGCGATGCAGAGGGTGTCGATGGAAACAGACAACGCGTGTTGTTTTTTTCTATCGATGTTGAAGGGGTGTTCTGA
- the pilO gene encoding type 4a pilus biogenesis protein PilO, which translates to MLSSSLYKALWRPLRYWIYLCCLFFVISAGLHFYKKAVIFSELKQLEEEKASLEKKQRVQETRLRVAGVTLPTIKQMEKDLHQFLAMIPARKDFSGFVGELFELSQQAELNIDQINYQPRVDSENGYLFYTVNFSVEGNYEQLKKFIYLLENSPRILIVEHIALNEKKSHKAKIVSLRITLTTLFQGGD; encoded by the coding sequence ATGCTTTCAAGCTCTCTGTATAAGGCTCTCTGGCGTCCCTTGCGCTATTGGATTTATCTGTGTTGCTTGTTTTTTGTGATTTCAGCGGGACTGCATTTCTATAAAAAAGCAGTTATTTTTTCTGAGCTTAAGCAACTTGAAGAAGAAAAAGCGTCCTTGGAGAAAAAACAACGTGTTCAGGAGACACGTTTGCGCGTTGCAGGGGTTACGTTACCAACGATAAAACAAATGGAGAAAGATTTACATCAATTTCTCGCTATGATCCCTGCCAGAAAAGATTTTTCCGGTTTTGTCGGTGAACTTTTCGAGCTTTCACAACAGGCGGAATTGAACATTGATCAGATCAATTACCAACCGAGAGTTGATTCTGAAAATGGCTATCTATTCTATACGGTTAACTTTTCGGTTGAAGGTAACTATGAACAACTGAAAAAGTTTATTTATCTTCTGGAAAACTCACCTCGAATTCTGATTGTCGAGCATATTGCGCTCAACGAAAAAAAATCACATAAAGCCAAAATTGTTAGCCTCAGGATAACGTTGACCACCTTGTTTCAGGGGGGGGACTGA
- a CDS encoding cohesin domain-containing protein, whose product MQFFDISWLKRLVGLLLASVFISGCMAGTEEFNNGALALKNHQYDQAVAEFQTAVEKRPDNYEYRLRLINARDKASRFHKELGDEYFEQKNYVYAQKEFQYAIEMNSSNYVASSRMQQAIRYAKAQRLTEEAKALIPSQKKQAKERLHEALTLVSDYSPATLLLNELEQNDSIVIGGMELDFSCDKLLTLDFNDVKLSELFKILTKLTGINFIFDADIRDSEVKIHFEKATFDQALELILTLNKLDSKILNRKTIIIYPKNPEKQKQFDDYIIQTFYLSNIDAKKAVNLLRTMLQLKKIYVHEELNAVIIRDTPTVIKLAADILAANDRSDSEVVFDLELIEVNHTENQELGLKLSNYSIGAGLGLPGEDVIASSALQGGDSTLGLVAGTDGFKALRPFYAVPTATFRLMKTQADSEVLANPRIRVRNKEKAKVHIGNREPVITVTINGDQTSENVQYVDVGVKLDVEPRVQLDNTIVTSLGLEVSNVSGRETTSNGTAVLTISTTNANTVLTLKDGEQTIIGGLIRGDKSTTKNKIPFLGEIPFLEKLLNGTDKTGIKREILLSITPHIVKTVQVPEPGLASIWSGGEDTLKYGRNFGAFATEYAEDLELVEDENVLYGTGLEHQKDKQNESRQSVDKATATEDVERETLSKVETNNMDSEDISEPAAHDAGDLEKGQLLEKKAASVVVKGNDSVKSGDVFSVTVCGNDIEDLFSAALTVRYDNALYEFVAVEKGSLFEGESRSLLFNHSVLKDGGQLFVDFKLDDSLPESGGSEEFFVVTFRARQVGGGAIQLTRLTFHNAVGEPLNVKPVGLFVKIEE is encoded by the coding sequence ATGCAATTTTTTGATATCTCATGGCTAAAACGACTTGTAGGGCTGCTTTTGGCAAGTGTGTTTATAAGTGGTTGTATGGCCGGAACCGAAGAATTTAATAATGGCGCCCTTGCACTGAAAAACCATCAGTATGATCAGGCGGTTGCTGAGTTTCAAACGGCTGTAGAGAAACGCCCGGATAATTATGAATATCGTTTGAGGCTTATTAATGCTCGAGATAAAGCGTCCCGTTTTCATAAAGAATTGGGCGATGAATATTTCGAGCAAAAAAATTATGTTTATGCCCAAAAGGAATTTCAGTATGCAATTGAGATGAACAGTTCCAATTACGTTGCATCCTCAAGGATGCAACAGGCGATTCGCTATGCGAAAGCGCAACGATTAACAGAAGAAGCAAAAGCTTTAATACCTTCTCAAAAAAAACAGGCAAAGGAACGGCTTCATGAGGCATTAACTCTTGTCTCAGATTATTCACCGGCAACATTGTTGCTGAACGAGTTGGAACAAAATGATTCTATTGTTATCGGTGGCATGGAACTTGACTTTTCTTGCGATAAACTTCTCACGCTTGATTTTAATGACGTTAAATTGTCTGAGCTGTTCAAAATACTGACAAAACTTACAGGCATAAATTTTATTTTTGATGCAGATATTCGCGATTCTGAAGTTAAGATACATTTCGAAAAAGCCACATTTGATCAAGCTCTTGAACTTATTCTGACATTAAATAAACTTGACAGTAAAATACTAAATAGAAAAACGATAATAATTTATCCAAAAAATCCAGAAAAACAAAAACAGTTTGATGATTATATAATACAAACATTTTACTTATCAAATATCGATGCAAAAAAAGCGGTTAACTTATTGCGAACCATGTTGCAATTAAAAAAAATATATGTCCATGAAGAGCTGAACGCAGTCATTATTAGAGATACGCCTACTGTCATAAAACTTGCTGCTGATATCCTTGCCGCGAATGATCGCTCTGATTCAGAGGTCGTCTTTGACCTAGAGCTCATTGAAGTCAATCATACTGAAAATCAAGAATTGGGACTTAAACTGAGCAATTATTCCATCGGTGCGGGCTTGGGGCTGCCTGGTGAAGATGTCATCGCCTCGTCAGCATTGCAAGGCGGAGACAGTACTCTCGGGCTGGTTGCCGGTACCGACGGTTTTAAAGCTCTTCGTCCTTTTTATGCCGTTCCGACGGCAACATTCAGATTGATGAAAACTCAGGCAGATTCGGAAGTTCTTGCCAATCCGCGGATTCGGGTCAGAAATAAAGAAAAAGCCAAAGTCCATATCGGGAACCGTGAGCCGGTGATTACTGTCACCATCAACGGTGACCAGACCTCGGAGAACGTTCAATATGTTGATGTCGGTGTCAAATTAGACGTTGAGCCGCGAGTCCAGTTGGACAATACCATTGTTACCAGCCTCGGGCTGGAGGTCAGCAATGTTTCCGGACGGGAAACAACAAGTAACGGCACGGCTGTTTTGACGATTTCAACGACAAATGCAAATACCGTTTTAACGTTAAAAGATGGAGAGCAAACCATCATCGGCGGATTGATCCGGGGAGATAAATCAACAACCAAAAATAAAATTCCATTTTTAGGTGAAATTCCCTTTTTGGAAAAATTGCTGAACGGCACGGATAAAACGGGCATAAAAAGGGAGATTCTGCTGTCAATAACCCCCCATATCGTCAAGACTGTCCAAGTGCCCGAACCAGGTCTGGCCAGTATTTGGTCGGGTGGTGAAGACACTCTCAAATACGGCCGGAATTTTGGTGCTTTTGCGACGGAGTACGCTGAAGACCTGGAGCTTGTTGAAGACGAGAATGTTTTGTATGGCACGGGTCTGGAACATCAAAAGGATAAACAAAACGAATCTAGGCAATCCGTGGATAAGGCCACTGCAACTGAGGATGTAGAGAGAGAGACCCTTTCTAAGGTAGAGACCAACAACATGGATTCGGAGGATATCTCTGAACCGGCGGCTCATGACGCAGGCGATTTGGAAAAAGGTCAGCTATTGGAAAAAAAGGCGGCTTCTGTTGTCGTCAAAGGGAACGACTCTGTTAAATCCGGTGATGTGTTTAGCGTCACTGTTTGTGGCAATGATATTGAGGATCTTTTCAGTGCCGCCCTGACAGTCCGTTATGACAACGCGTTGTACGAGTTTGTTGCTGTTGAGAAAGGCAGCCTGTTTGAAGGAGAATCTCGCTCTCTTCTATTTAACCACAGTGTCCTCAAGGACGGAGGTCAACTTTTTGTTGATTTTAAACTGGACGACAGCTTGCCGGAATCCGGCGGTAGCGAAGAATTTTTTGTTGTGACTTTTAGGGCTAGGCAGGTCGGGGGCGGAGCTATCCAGTTAACGCGTTTAACGTTCCATAATGCAGTCGGAGAACCTTTAAATGTCAAGCCTGTCGGACTCTTTGTCAAAATTGAGGAATAA
- a CDS encoding type II secretion system protein: protein MSSLSDSLSKLRNNILFRRSERENSKGLTLIELVIAMALMAILASAVIPMAEMSVKRSKELDLRRSLRLIRTALDNYHDDYLKAVDEKKIFATLGEGGYPEDLEALLEGDDWGGLYPYRKKYLRRIPRDPFDIYDDGWGKRSYSDEPDSKVWSGKDVYDVYSQSDETALNGTLYCDW, encoded by the coding sequence ATGTCAAGCCTGTCGGACTCTTTGTCAAAATTGAGGAATAATATTCTGTTCCGTCGGTCTGAACGGGAGAATTCAAAAGGGCTTACCCTGATCGAATTGGTTATTGCCATGGCATTAATGGCAATATTGGCATCGGCAGTAATTCCTATGGCGGAAATGTCAGTAAAGCGCAGCAAGGAACTGGATTTGCGCAGATCTTTGAGGCTCATTCGTACGGCGCTGGATAACTACCATGATGATTATCTTAAAGCCGTGGACGAGAAGAAAATTTTTGCGACCCTTGGGGAAGGCGGTTATCCCGAAGATCTCGAGGCGCTGTTAGAGGGAGATGACTGGGGCGGCTTATATCCCTATAGGAAGAAATATTTACGGCGTATCCCCCGTGATCCATTTGATATTTATGACGATGGTTGGGGAAAACGCTCGTATTCCGACGAGCCGGATTCCAAAGTATGGAGCGGCAAAGATGTGTATGATGTTTATAGTCAAAGTGATGAGACAGCACTCAACGGCACGTTGTATTGTGATTGGTAA
- a CDS encoding type II secretion system protein has protein sequence MLNLFGKNSKGFTLMELLVVMSVLSILMTIAVPSYKRSQIRARESVLAEDLYQIRKSIDAFYADHATYPDSLPQLVENHYLRSLPRDPFTRKNDTWKCIAPEATENGQVAEGGCFDISSGSELVGLNGIPYCDW, from the coding sequence ATGCTTAACTTATTTGGTAAAAATTCAAAAGGGTTCACGTTGATGGAATTACTTGTCGTCATGTCGGTGCTCTCTATCCTGATGACAATTGCTGTACCATCGTATAAGCGGAGTCAGATTCGCGCGCGGGAATCTGTTCTTGCCGAAGACCTTTACCAGATACGCAAATCTATTGATGCCTTTTATGCTGATCATGCAACCTATCCTGATTCTTTGCCACAATTGGTGGAAAACCATTATTTGCGTAGTCTCCCCCGGGATCCTTTTACACGGAAAAATGATACATGGAAATGTATTGCTCCGGAAGCGACTGAAAACGGACAAGTTGCTGAGGGGGGATGTTTTGATATTAGCAGCGGCAGTGAACTTGTTGGTTTGAATGGCATCCCTTACTGTGACTGGTGA
- a CDS encoding DUF3793 family protein, which yields MAAYLVLSSAEVLAQVKPANLVRISRKPYACGRNISDLWKAHGPRLMASSPLDAFNLSSEPDRYLLLIYHPQLLKKRLNSLTSITFLTRLGYRNPQDISDVLRQLSERFCGDELPHEIGWFLGYPLKDVEGFMGHKALEVSGQRLWKIYGHAHRSHALADLYQKHHQRVARQLCLHKRSSVELLQEPSSFAA from the coding sequence TTGGCTGCATATCTTGTTTTGTCCTCGGCGGAGGTTCTCGCACAAGTAAAGCCTGCCAATCTGGTGAGGATCAGCCGAAAACCCTATGCTTGTGGCCGAAATATTTCAGATTTATGGAAGGCTCATGGTCCCCGACTGATGGCCTCATCGCCTCTGGACGCGTTTAATTTAAGCTCTGAACCTGATCGTTATCTGCTCTTGATCTATCATCCCCAACTCCTGAAAAAACGGCTGAACAGCTTGACCTCCATCACGTTTCTTACGCGACTTGGCTACCGCAATCCGCAAGATATTTCCGATGTCCTCAGGCAATTGTCTGAACGCTTTTGTGGAGACGAATTACCTCACGAAATTGGCTGGTTTCTTGGCTATCCTCTCAAGGATGTTGAAGGATTTATGGGCCATAAGGCATTGGAGGTCAGTGGTCAACGGTTGTGGAAGATCTACGGTCATGCACATCGCAGTCATGCTTTGGCGGATCTTTATCAAAAGCATCACCAACGGGTTGCACGTCAGCTCTGTCTTCATAAACGCAGCAGTGTCGAACTGCTTCAAGAGCCTTCGTCTTTTGCGGCTTGA
- a CDS encoding Crp/Fnr family transcriptional regulator, producing MSVLIDGFACSSLLQGVKPETLQAVLETAKQRSLSRKGAILSTDELSERLYVLLDGQMKMLRPSVGGDESLQQRLGPGDVFCLVSMVSGVHCGSYGESLGPCTLMCWPHRVFIRLMETDRQLHVNVLNYLAHQVEMERHKRCLSQCSNVQARVAGYLLYLYESDHRGDKTVDLRPISLSAQELGMARETMSRTFTSFERLGLVHCCRGLITIEDEERLQLIADGMECCFDSSATHLG from the coding sequence ATGTCTGTTTTAATTGATGGCTTTGCCTGCTCGTCCCTGCTTCAAGGGGTAAAACCCGAAACATTACAAGCGGTACTAGAAACGGCAAAGCAGCGGTCACTCTCTCGTAAAGGGGCCATTTTAAGTACCGATGAGTTGTCTGAGCGGTTGTATGTTCTTCTTGACGGGCAGATGAAAATGTTGCGTCCCTCTGTCGGGGGCGATGAGTCTTTGCAGCAAAGACTTGGGCCTGGAGATGTCTTTTGTCTGGTTTCAATGGTCTCGGGCGTGCATTGCGGTAGCTATGGCGAAAGCTTGGGGCCATGCACTCTGATGTGCTGGCCCCATCGTGTTTTTATTCGACTGATGGAGACGGATCGCCAGCTTCATGTCAATGTGCTTAATTATCTGGCGCATCAGGTTGAAATGGAGCGCCATAAAAGATGTTTGTCGCAATGCTCAAATGTTCAGGCGCGTGTGGCAGGTTATCTGCTCTATTTATATGAGAGTGATCATCGTGGTGATAAGACCGTCGATCTTCGACCGATTTCGTTGAGTGCTCAGGAGCTGGGTATGGCCAGAGAAACCATGTCACGGACCTTTACGTCGTTTGAACGTCTGGGACTCGTCCACTGCTGTCGTGGCCTGATCACAATTGAGGATGAGGAACGTCTTCAGTTGATTGCAGACGGTATGGAGTGTTGTTTCGACAGCTCAGCTACACATCTGGGTTGA
- a CDS encoding LbtU family siderophore porin — MKLSTALLCLIMTLSTATIVAAQSPSPSNEALLDRITRLEEKLAAQEQENQSSGLLDAWTDKITLSGLIEIEASYESFDFDDPAENDEDSSDIVLATVELGIDVELVKHVSGHVLLLWEEDDTEPMDVDEAFITLDGEDVLPLYLTAGKMYVPFGDFTSNMISDPLTLELGETRESALLVGFDITGLYGSVYAFNGDIEERDDDDNHIDNFGATLGYALENEQMILDAGVCYINNIIDSDALGELFEDEGYELNDYVGGFGAHIVLEFGQINLIGEYLAAIDDLEYESEGSQIKEDAIRSWNLEAGYTFELLGKEALIAAAYQGTDNAGDFLPESRYMACIGAGIFEYTSLALEIAHDSYENDDEADIVTAQLAIEF; from the coding sequence ATGAAACTCTCGACAGCCCTGCTCTGCCTTATAATGACCCTGAGCACTGCCACCATCGTAGCGGCACAAAGCCCATCCCCATCCAATGAAGCCCTGCTGGATCGTATTACCCGGCTCGAGGAAAAACTTGCCGCCCAGGAACAGGAAAATCAGTCATCCGGCCTGCTTGATGCCTGGACCGACAAGATTACCTTGAGCGGCTTGATCGAAATTGAAGCAAGTTACGAATCGTTTGACTTTGATGACCCCGCCGAAAACGATGAAGATTCCAGTGATATTGTTCTGGCGACGGTTGAACTCGGTATTGATGTCGAGTTGGTCAAACATGTCAGCGGTCATGTGCTGCTGTTATGGGAAGAAGATGACACTGAACCCATGGATGTCGATGAAGCGTTTATCACTTTGGACGGTGAAGACGTTCTGCCCCTTTACCTGACAGCAGGAAAGATGTATGTCCCGTTCGGTGACTTCACTTCAAACATGATTTCCGACCCATTAACTCTTGAGTTGGGAGAAACCCGTGAGAGTGCTCTTCTAGTCGGGTTTGACATCACCGGTCTCTATGGCAGCGTCTACGCTTTTAACGGTGATATTGAAGAACGTGATGATGACGACAACCATATCGACAATTTTGGGGCAACATTGGGCTATGCGCTTGAAAACGAGCAAATGATCCTCGATGCCGGAGTCTGCTACATCAACAATATCATTGACTCCGATGCACTGGGGGAACTGTTTGAAGATGAAGGCTACGAGCTCAATGACTACGTCGGCGGATTTGGTGCCCACATCGTTCTTGAATTCGGTCAAATAAATCTGATCGGCGAATATCTCGCGGCCATCGATGATTTGGAATACGAGAGCGAAGGCAGCCAAATCAAAGAGGACGCGATCCGCAGCTGGAACCTAGAAGCTGGCTACACATTTGAACTGCTCGGCAAAGAGGCTCTTATCGCCGCTGCCTATCAGGGAACCGACAATGCCGGAGACTTCCTGCCGGAAAGCCGCTACATGGCCTGCATTGGCGCCGGAATTTTCGAGTACACATCCCTTGCCTTGGAAATCGCTCACGACAGTTATGAAAACGATGACGAAGCGGATATTGTCACCGCCCAGTTGGCCATTGAATTTTAG
- a CDS encoding DUF2325 domain-containing protein yields MSILIVGADRIQAMVPKMEAMGVEQITHWDTRRYKASKNKIPDHVELVVFFTDFLHHTVAVKLKDKVKSLGLPTIYCRRAWSEMAPELQRQLDKKTQ; encoded by the coding sequence ATGTCGATCCTGATTGTTGGTGCAGACCGTATCCAGGCAATGGTTCCCAAAATGGAAGCGATGGGTGTCGAACAGATTACCCATTGGGACACCAGACGTTACAAAGCGAGTAAGAATAAAATTCCAGACCATGTGGAGCTGGTTGTATTTTTTACGGATTTTCTCCATCATACGGTTGCCGTTAAACTCAAGGACAAAGTTAAAAGCCTTGGCTTACCAACCATTTACTGCCGCAGGGCCTGGAGCGAAATGGCACCGGAACTACAACGCCAGCTGGATAAAAAAACACAGTAA